A window from Pseudomonas sp. MRSN 12121 encodes these proteins:
- a CDS encoding acyl-CoA dehydrogenase, with product MLLLWILVLLVGIAYLAHRRTAPLPALGVVAVYLLAMGAFSHAPGWLLLIFWVLLAAVAAPLLLPDLRRKYFSAPLFNWFQKVLPPMSQTERDAIDAGTVWWDGELFSGRPDWNKLLAYPKAQLSEEEQAFIDGPTEELCAMVSDWQVGQALDLPPAAWEHIKHHGFFALIIPKEFGGKGFSAYAHSQVAMKLATRSGDLASTVMVPNSLGPAELLLHYGTDEQRNHYLPRLARGDEIPCFALTGPLAGSDAGAMPDTGVICKGQWQGEETLGLRLNWEKRYITLGPVATLLGLAFKAYDPDHLLGDEEDLGISLALIPTDTPGVDIGRRHLPLGAAFMNGPNSGKDVFIPLDFLIGGQEMLGKGWMMLMNCLSVGRSISLPAVGTGAAKFTSLVTGQYAQVREQFNVPLNAFEGIQEALARIGGNAWLMDSARMLTANAVDLGEKPSVLSAILKYHLTERGRECIGHAMDVHGGKAIIMGPNNYLGRSWQGAPIFITVEGANILSRNLMIFGQGAIRCHPFVLKEMALAGREDHEQALVEFDGLLLKHIGFAVSNAASTLVLNLGLGHFEPAPGDKLSQGYFRALDRQAAAFALLADLSMMLLGGELKRRERLSARLGDVLSHLYLASAALKRYHDLDSPEHLQPLFTWAMEESLGQSERALDALLDNFPNRVLGCLLRAVVFPFGRRHKGPSDKLDAEVAAVIGRAKGDPALEELLAGCYRPQSAQDPVGALQHACDLLSASHPLQKKLHEALKSGQVKPAAGEPAIDAALEAGVLQPVEAQTLREAEAARRKVIDVDDFAKDELTLGEGKTR from the coding sequence ATGCTGTTGTTGTGGATACTGGTTCTGCTGGTCGGTATTGCCTACCTGGCCCACCGCCGCACCGCGCCCCTGCCCGCCCTGGGCGTGGTGGCCGTCTACCTCTTGGCCATGGGCGCCTTCAGCCATGCACCGGGCTGGCTGCTACTGATCTTCTGGGTCCTGCTGGCGGCGGTCGCCGCGCCCTTGCTACTGCCCGACCTGCGCCGCAAATACTTCAGCGCCCCGCTGTTCAACTGGTTCCAGAAAGTCCTGCCGCCGATGTCGCAGACCGAACGCGACGCCATCGATGCCGGCACGGTCTGGTGGGACGGCGAACTGTTCAGCGGCCGTCCGGACTGGAACAAGCTGCTGGCCTATCCCAAGGCGCAACTGAGCGAAGAGGAACAGGCCTTTATCGACGGCCCCACCGAAGAGTTGTGCGCCATGGTCAGCGACTGGCAGGTCGGCCAGGCGCTGGACCTGCCGCCCGCCGCGTGGGAGCACATCAAGCATCACGGCTTCTTTGCCCTGATCATCCCCAAGGAATTCGGCGGCAAAGGGTTTTCCGCCTATGCCCACTCACAGGTGGCAATGAAGCTGGCGACCCGCAGCGGCGACCTGGCGTCCACCGTGATGGTCCCCAACTCCCTTGGCCCGGCCGAGTTGCTGCTGCATTACGGCACCGACGAACAACGCAACCATTACCTGCCGCGCCTGGCCCGCGGCGACGAGATTCCCTGCTTCGCCCTCACCGGCCCGCTGGCCGGCTCCGACGCCGGCGCCATGCCCGACACCGGGGTGATCTGCAAAGGCCAATGGCAAGGCGAGGAAACCCTCGGCCTGCGCCTGAACTGGGAGAAGCGCTACATCACCCTGGGCCCGGTGGCCACCCTCCTCGGCCTGGCCTTCAAGGCCTACGACCCGGACCATCTGCTGGGCGACGAGGAAGACCTGGGCATCAGCCTGGCGCTGATCCCCACCGACACCCCCGGCGTGGACATCGGCCGGCGCCACCTGCCGCTCGGCGCTGCGTTCATGAACGGCCCGAACTCGGGCAAGGACGTGTTCATTCCCCTGGACTTCCTCATCGGCGGCCAGGAAATGCTCGGCAAGGGCTGGATGATGCTGATGAACTGCCTGTCGGTGGGTCGGTCCATCTCCCTGCCCGCGGTCGGCACCGGCGCGGCCAAGTTCACCAGCCTGGTGACCGGCCAATATGCGCAGGTACGCGAACAGTTCAACGTTCCCCTCAACGCCTTCGAAGGCATCCAGGAAGCGCTGGCACGCATCGGCGGCAACGCCTGGCTGATGGACAGCGCGCGCATGCTCACGGCCAACGCCGTCGACCTGGGGGAAAAGCCCTCGGTGCTGTCGGCCATCCTCAAGTACCACCTGACCGAGCGCGGTCGCGAGTGCATCGGCCACGCCATGGACGTGCATGGCGGCAAGGCCATCATCATGGGCCCGAACAACTACCTGGGCCGCAGCTGGCAAGGCGCACCGATCTTCATCACCGTGGAAGGCGCGAACATCCTCTCGCGCAACCTGATGATCTTCGGTCAGGGCGCCATTCGCTGCCATCCGTTCGTACTCAAGGAAATGGCCCTGGCCGGTCGCGAAGACCATGAACAGGCGCTGGTGGAATTCGACGGCCTGCTGCTCAAGCACATCGGCTTTGCCGTCAGCAACGCCGCGAGCACCCTGGTGCTGAACCTCGGCCTGGGGCACTTCGAGCCTGCGCCGGGAGACAAGCTCAGCCAGGGCTACTTCCGCGCCCTCGATCGCCAGGCCGCGGCCTTCGCCCTGCTCGCCGACCTGAGCATGATGCTGCTGGGCGGCGAGCTGAAGCGCCGCGAACGCCTGTCGGCGCGCCTCGGCGATGTGCTCAGCCACCTGTACCTGGCCTCCGCGGCCCTCAAGCGCTATCACGACCTGGACTCGCCGGAACACCTGCAACCGCTGTTCACCTGGGCCATGGAAGAAAGCCTCGGCCAGTCGGAACGGGCGCTGGACGCATTGCTCGACAACTTCCCGAACCGGGTGCTGGGTTGCCTGCTGCGCGCAGTGGTCTTCCCGTTCGGCCGTCGGCACAAGGGCCCATCCGACAAGCTCGACGCCGAGGTCGCCGCCGTCATCGGCCGGGCCAAGGGCGACCCGGCCCTGGAAGAACTGCTGGCCGGCTGCTACCGCCCACAATCGGCACAGGACCCGGTCGGCGCCCTGCAGCACGCTTGCGATCTGCTGAGCGCCAGCCATCCGCTGCAGAAAAAACTGCATGAGGCGCTGAAAAGCGGCCAGGTCAAACCGGCCGCCGGCGAACCGGCGATCGACGCGGCACTGGAGGCCGGCGTGCTGCAACCGGTGGAAGCCCAGACCCTGCGCGAAGCCGAAGCCGCCCGCCGCAAAGTCATAGACGTCGATGACTTCGCCAAGGACGAACTGACCCTGGGCGAAGGGAAAACCCGCTAG
- a CDS encoding 2OG-Fe(II) oxygenase, which produces MMLDVERLDETCIKKLAHEQVLALRIKNFLPHSQALQLGDKILTPGFEGYINAPSIGRIGMAFYEAENQPLLIEDYFERATANITELRTRCAPYASPVDTLRCMLDESWPAGAHLETLYGRKMYVGLSRVVKPGVCFLAHHDIFAKDAPDSFQAHSLEAQFACNLYLNMPDAGGALQMWDHDISPDQFDDMRGDSYGIDPGLLGTPALEVRPEPGDFIMFNSRRMHAVTPGVASPRLSLSFFVGYRGSSSPLTFWS; this is translated from the coding sequence ATGATGCTTGACGTCGAGCGTCTCGATGAGACGTGCATAAAAAAGCTGGCCCATGAACAAGTGCTCGCCCTGCGTATCAAGAACTTCCTGCCGCACAGCCAGGCCCTGCAGCTGGGCGACAAGATTCTCACCCCCGGCTTCGAGGGCTACATCAATGCCCCGAGCATCGGGCGGATCGGCATGGCGTTCTATGAAGCGGAAAACCAGCCGCTGCTGATCGAAGACTATTTCGAACGCGCTACCGCCAATATCACCGAGCTGCGCACGCGCTGCGCGCCCTACGCCTCCCCCGTCGACACCCTGCGCTGCATGCTCGACGAGTCCTGGCCGGCCGGGGCCCACCTGGAAACCCTCTACGGCCGCAAGATGTACGTCGGCCTGTCCCGCGTGGTGAAACCCGGCGTGTGTTTCCTCGCCCACCACGACATTTTCGCCAAGGACGCCCCGGACAGCTTCCAGGCCCACAGCCTGGAAGCCCAGTTCGCCTGCAACCTCTACCTGAACATGCCCGACGCCGGCGGCGCCCTGCAGATGTGGGACCACGACATTTCGCCGGACCAGTTCGACGACATGCGCGGCGACAGCTACGGCATCGATCCCGGGCTGCTCGGCACTCCCGCGCTGGAAGTCCGTCCGGAGCCCGGGGACTTCATCATGTTCAATTCACGGCGCATGCACGCAGTCACCCCGGGGGTGGCCAGCCCGCGCCTGAGCCTGTCCTTTTTTGTCGGCTATCGCGGCAGCTCGTCCCCCCTGACCTTCTGGAGTTGA
- a CDS encoding serine-tRNA(Ala) deacylase AlaX, producing MTLRLFFHNDELKANVEVLECTPQDNEFAVVLRATPFHPQGGGQPCDTGWIGDSQVTRVVQEAERIVHYVNQPVNPGMVQVQVDEQRRQFNTRMHSAGHLIGHFGESRGWMPIKAHHWPGEGRVSFKPGDHPQELDADSLQQGIDQWIAADLPRLVSLREGAREIGFGELPAYGCGGTHVKRLKELGNVTIASLSQKKGVLSVHYSVD from the coding sequence ATGACGCTTCGCCTCTTTTTTCATAATGATGAACTCAAGGCCAACGTTGAAGTGCTCGAATGCACCCCGCAAGACAACGAGTTCGCGGTGGTCCTGCGGGCCACCCCCTTTCATCCGCAGGGCGGTGGCCAACCCTGCGACACCGGCTGGATCGGCGACAGCCAGGTCACGCGGGTGGTCCAGGAAGCCGAGCGGATCGTTCATTACGTCAACCAGCCGGTCAACCCGGGCATGGTCCAGGTCCAGGTCGACGAGCAACGTCGCCAGTTCAACACGCGCATGCATTCGGCCGGGCACTTGATCGGCCATTTTGGCGAGTCGCGCGGCTGGATGCCGATCAAGGCCCATCACTGGCCCGGCGAGGGGCGCGTGTCCTTCAAGCCCGGCGACCACCCGCAGGAACTCGACGCCGACAGCCTGCAACAGGGCATCGATCAGTGGATCGCCGCCGACCTGCCGCGCCTGGTCTCGCTGCGCGAAGGCGCGCGGGAAATCGGTTTCGGCGAACTTCCCGCCTATGGATGCGGTGGCACCCACGTCAAGCGCCTGAAGGAACTGGGCAACGTCACCATCGCGTCCCTCTCGCAAAAGAAAGGAGTGCTTTCGGTCCACTACAGCGTGGACTGA
- a CDS encoding fimbrial protein, which translates to MRGMISGGIAALSFLVSGEVFAACTWIDGTPVSLRDISVPSQLTITASPVGGEIAKYSQALWPITANSRCKEDSKFSQSIETALRPASQAQVYETGVAGVGVKFCIAEAYMGVSSYCLPQLSYYSPEYPIPIPKYMNVIFVRTGRNVASGDILLDFKSLWQHEENNPNGKNMLTIQSQGKTKLVNDVMFAGCESIGAVVNVPMGKQVIQNIKTGNTKEVPFIFDVRCSGLPANTTAPVKVYFEGASLADGLLKLSNQGQSGVASGVGISLVNDKGVKLPFDIARSVQLDWNRSMADGEIYRFSGKAKYVPTTGTMTAGKADATMNFVLNYN; encoded by the coding sequence ATGCGTGGGATGATCTCTGGAGGAATAGCCGCACTGAGTTTTCTGGTCAGTGGTGAAGTATTTGCAGCCTGTACTTGGATTGACGGTACACCTGTTTCATTGAGAGATATCAGTGTTCCTTCACAACTGACTATCACCGCCAGCCCTGTGGGAGGCGAGATTGCGAAGTATTCACAGGCGCTTTGGCCCATTACGGCTAATAGTCGGTGCAAGGAAGACTCCAAATTTTCACAGAGTATCGAAACGGCGTTGCGCCCAGCATCGCAAGCGCAAGTCTATGAAACGGGGGTGGCCGGCGTTGGTGTCAAGTTTTGCATTGCCGAAGCTTATATGGGAGTGTCTTCTTATTGTCTTCCGCAACTTTCTTATTACTCTCCGGAATATCCTATTCCCATTCCAAAATATATGAACGTGATCTTCGTTCGTACCGGTCGTAATGTGGCGTCAGGGGATATTCTCCTGGACTTCAAATCCTTGTGGCAGCATGAGGAAAATAACCCGAACGGGAAGAACATGCTGACTATCCAGTCCCAGGGCAAAACCAAATTGGTCAATGATGTAATGTTTGCGGGCTGTGAATCCATCGGTGCGGTGGTGAACGTGCCCATGGGCAAACAGGTTATCCAGAACATCAAAACGGGCAATACCAAGGAAGTGCCGTTCATTTTCGACGTGCGCTGCTCCGGTCTGCCGGCCAACACCACGGCACCCGTCAAGGTCTATTTCGAGGGCGCTTCCCTGGCGGATGGCCTGCTCAAACTGAGCAATCAGGGGCAGTCGGGCGTGGCCTCTGGGGTTGGTATTTCCCTGGTCAACGATAAGGGCGTCAAGTTGCCGTTCGATATCGCGCGGTCTGTCCAGCTCGACTGGAACCGCTCGATGGCGGACGGCGAAATCTATCGTTTCAGTGGCAAGGCCAAATATGTCCCGACCACGGGCACCATGACGGCGGGCAAGGCGGATGCAACGATGAACTTCGTCCTCAATTACAACTGA
- a CDS encoding LysR family transcriptional regulator: MSINLPLPLLGEMAIFVKVVEVGSFSEAARQLGSSPSAVSRSISRLEKALAIRLLQRTTRKLRLSEGGEEVFKRCSEMVSAAKSVMEISGQFTHEAEGLVRVSVPKAVGRFVVHPYMPEFLRRYPKVDVELLLEDRNIDLIDDNVDLAIRITDRPPAGLVGRQLLTIDHILCATPQYLAEHGTPEHPHDLLGHSCIYLGETPSDARWKFKKGSKLVTVGVRGRYAANHTGVRLGAVLEHIGIGSLPYFTARHALEQGLLVQVLPDWTFLASYHGGAWLLHSPTRYLPPKLRVFIDYLVECLAREPTLSRPGKQEGKRYELPEDDGAR, translated from the coding sequence GTGAGCATAAATCTTCCCTTGCCACTGCTGGGCGAAATGGCCATTTTCGTCAAGGTCGTCGAGGTCGGCAGCTTCTCCGAAGCCGCGCGCCAGTTGGGTTCTTCACCCTCGGCGGTGAGCCGCAGCATTTCCCGCCTGGAGAAGGCGCTGGCGATTCGCCTGTTGCAACGCACCACGCGCAAGCTGCGCCTGAGCGAAGGCGGCGAGGAAGTATTCAAGCGCTGTAGCGAGATGGTCAGCGCCGCCAAGTCAGTGATGGAAATCAGCGGCCAGTTCACTCACGAAGCCGAAGGGCTGGTGCGGGTCAGCGTGCCCAAGGCGGTGGGGCGTTTTGTCGTGCATCCGTACATGCCCGAGTTCCTGCGCCGCTACCCCAAGGTCGATGTCGAGCTGCTGCTGGAGGATCGCAACATCGACCTGATCGACGACAACGTCGACCTGGCGATCCGCATTACCGACCGGCCGCCAGCGGGGTTGGTGGGGCGCCAGTTGCTGACCATCGATCACATCCTGTGCGCCACCCCGCAATACCTGGCCGAGCACGGCACGCCCGAGCATCCTCACGACCTGCTGGGGCACAGTTGCATCTATCTGGGGGAGACGCCCAGCGATGCCCGTTGGAAGTTCAAGAAGGGCAGCAAGCTGGTGACAGTCGGCGTGCGCGGGCGTTATGCGGCCAATCACACCGGTGTGCGCCTGGGGGCGGTACTCGAACATATCGGCATCGGCAGCCTGCCGTACTTCACCGCGCGCCATGCCCTGGAGCAGGGCTTGCTGGTGCAGGTACTGCCAGACTGGACCTTCCTCGCCTCCTACCATGGCGGGGCCTGGCTGCTGCATTCGCCGACCCGCTACCTGCCGCCGAAACTGCGGGTGTTCATCGATTACCTGGTGGAGTGCCTGGCCCGGGAGCCGACCTTGAGCCGGCCCGGCAAGCAGGAAGGGAAACGCTACGAACTGCCCGAGGACGATGGCGCCCGCTGA
- a CDS encoding fimbrial protein — protein sequence MKFKSDWKHVEHTLTVTSDSTVELINDVMFAGCESIGGAVNVPMGKQTIQNISKGSVKEVPFTFDVRCTGLAANTSVPVKVYFEGSSPGDGLLNLTNQGQAGVASGVGISVVNDKGIKLPFDIARSIKLDWNRSTPDGEIYRFVGSAKYVPTTGTMTAGRGDGTMNFVLNYN from the coding sequence TTGAAGTTTAAGTCGGACTGGAAACATGTGGAACATACATTGACGGTTACCTCCGATAGCACTGTCGAACTGATCAACGATGTGATGTTCGCCGGTTGCGAATCCATTGGAGGAGCGGTGAATGTCCCCATGGGCAAGCAGACTATCCAGAACATCAGTAAAGGCAGCGTCAAGGAAGTGCCCTTCACCTTCGACGTGCGCTGCACCGGTCTGGCAGCCAATACCAGCGTGCCGGTCAAGGTCTATTTCGAAGGCAGTTCCCCGGGGGATGGTCTGCTCAACCTGACCAACCAGGGCCAGGCCGGTGTTGCCTCCGGGGTCGGTATTTCCGTGGTCAATGATAAAGGCATCAAGTTGCCGTTCGATATCGCCCGATCCATCAAGCTGGATTGGAATCGCTCGACTCCCGATGGCGAAATCTATCGTTTTGTCGGCTCGGCGAAGTATGTCCCGACCACGGGCACCATGACGGCGGGCAGGGGCGATGGAACGATGAACTTCGTGCTCAATTACAATTGA
- a CDS encoding PA2817 family protein: MSNVVADHLVLLDHLRSILVAVGEAEQVPEESHALFLERFDELRASLPIDPIESQYLGQDLLCQVMQRYPQVAHLVPRDLLWFFAGDCLHYMPDEEIDLYQALEERRYEAEQNDEPFDWNQEKQLLALSAQDSKH, translated from the coding sequence ATGTCCAACGTCGTTGCCGATCATCTCGTCCTGCTCGACCACCTGCGCAGTATCCTGGTCGCCGTGGGTGAAGCCGAACAGGTTCCCGAAGAAAGCCATGCCCTGTTCCTGGAACGCTTCGACGAACTGCGCGCCTCGCTGCCGATCGACCCGATCGAAAGCCAGTACCTGGGCCAGGACCTGCTGTGCCAGGTGATGCAGCGTTATCCACAGGTCGCTCACCTGGTGCCGCGCGACCTGCTGTGGTTCTTCGCCGGCGACTGCCTGCACTACATGCCCGATGAAGAAATCGACCTGTACCAGGCCCTCGAGGAGCGCCGCTACGAGGCCGAGCAGAACGACGAGCCGTTCGACTGGAACCAGGAAAAACAGCTGCTGGCGCTCTCCGCCCAGGACAGCAAGCACTGA
- a CDS encoding LysE family translocator → MLANYLGEFLALATIHFLAVVAPGPDFAVTIRQSVRFGRVVGLCTAIGIGAGISVHVLYTLLGVGALMHTTPWLLSVAKVVGGAYILYLGVSLLRSKPKTSLEGSEGDDDATPHQTLPRAFMTGFLTNATNPKATLFFLAIFTTVISASTPLKVQALYGVWMCFINALWFVIVALFFSSPRVRLLFMRMGHWFERTMGVILILFAGRLILSM, encoded by the coding sequence ATGCTTGCCAACTATCTAGGCGAATTCCTGGCCCTGGCCACCATCCACTTTCTTGCCGTAGTAGCGCCAGGCCCGGACTTCGCCGTGACCATCCGCCAGAGCGTGCGCTTTGGCCGGGTGGTCGGGCTGTGCACGGCCATCGGCATCGGCGCGGGCATTTCTGTGCATGTGCTGTACACCCTGCTGGGCGTCGGTGCGCTGATGCACACCACGCCCTGGTTGCTGAGCGTGGCCAAGGTGGTGGGCGGTGCCTACATTCTCTACCTCGGGGTCAGCCTGCTGCGCAGCAAGCCCAAGACCTCGCTGGAGGGCAGCGAGGGAGACGACGATGCGACTCCGCACCAGACTCTGCCGCGAGCCTTCATGACCGGCTTCCTGACCAACGCGACCAACCCCAAGGCCACGCTGTTCTTCCTGGCGATCTTCACCACGGTGATCAGCGCCAGCACGCCACTCAAGGTACAGGCGCTCTACGGGGTCTGGATGTGCTTCATCAACGCCCTGTGGTTCGTGATCGTCGCGCTGTTCTTTTCCAGCCCGCGCGTACGCCTGCTGTTCATGCGCATGGGCCACTGGTTCGAGCGCACCATGGGCGTGATCCTCATCCTGTTCGCCGGGCGCCTGATCCTGTCGATGTAA
- a CDS encoding ATP-binding protein: MIAACCRAVVFCLLLAPAPALFAEEPTVALVGRVAVSSRPWLSEEDRQWLASRGPLRVGVTTPDYSPLEMFGGGRFQGIAADYLALLFEASPTVRQYPSRQAALRALREGEIDLLGSGSTLEARENGLQLSNAYVADQPVLVTAEDQPFDPQQRGSTLAVAAGYASQEQLSAAYPHSRFLIFATPIRALEALSLGEVDGVINDAISTHYLININYLLNLQIENFAPLESRGFGFLLRAGDTRLRGVIDRALPSIRAQHGENILRGWRAGRSLQLSQRRVTLTPAENRWLAAHPDIPVIVNDSLGALGQLDSQGRIQGIGPDYLKLIGQRSGLTFRPVPVQNYAEMKAQMGAGKAIMTSIVSTDPQAEADIELLRPYLRSSVVLMSPRGGEDDAPHALKDMQGKRLASVAGYFINPIIERDHPEIRLQAYPNFVEAMRSVDEGRSDALVTGDYTGRFMSAQRFNNRLWVSAILDEFSRPISLGVLKGQDELSSILEKTQVAIAPEEVAEIVAQWQPRFSSSGSHFWRDHRSSVLRLGGVFGLLVLLSLVWGFYLTRQVRKTRRAEAELALARQKAEAANEAKSVFLSTMSHEIRTPLNAIIGLQEVVQQKAEQGELDLPSLAVAQEAAQGLLLLLGNVLDLTRIEAGMIDSAPEAVQLKALLEAIAPLVVGMARQKHLAFEMQFTGDVEQWVLIDPLHLKQVLFNLLSNAIKFTAQGRVMLRASASREGDRLGLLLEVIDSGIGISPQDQARLFEPFSQVDAAQAGQTFGSGLGLNITRRLVELMGGSITLSSEPDIGSCFSVTLQLPLAEAPVQAVQPVAETRAEQAALNILVAEDNAFSRVTLEEQLQVLGHRVTLAEDGQAALEAWQAGEYDVLITDSQMPRLGGYELTVRIRQLERESGRRRCWILGATASAEEAEIQRCRAAGMDEVVFKPLTQQVLKQALENAV, encoded by the coding sequence ATGATTGCAGCGTGTTGCCGGGCTGTCGTTTTCTGTCTGTTGTTGGCGCCAGCCCCTGCGCTGTTCGCCGAGGAACCGACGGTTGCCCTGGTCGGGCGGGTGGCGGTGAGCAGTCGCCCCTGGCTGAGCGAAGAGGACCGGCAGTGGCTGGCCAGCAGGGGACCGCTCAGGGTGGGGGTCACCACTCCTGACTATTCGCCCCTGGAGATGTTTGGCGGTGGTCGCTTCCAGGGGATCGCCGCGGATTACCTGGCGCTGCTGTTCGAGGCCAGCCCCACGGTGCGCCAGTATCCCTCTCGGCAAGCGGCGCTGCGGGCCCTGCGCGAGGGGGAAATCGACCTGCTTGGCAGTGGCAGCACGCTGGAGGCCAGGGAAAACGGGCTGCAACTGAGCAATGCCTATGTCGCCGATCAGCCGGTACTGGTCACGGCCGAAGACCAGCCCTTCGACCCGCAGCAGCGCGGCAGCACCCTGGCGGTCGCCGCCGGGTATGCCTCGCAGGAGCAACTGTCCGCGGCTTATCCGCATAGCCGCTTCCTGATTTTCGCCACGCCCATCCGCGCGCTCGAGGCACTGAGCCTGGGCGAGGTCGACGGGGTGATCAACGATGCGATTTCCACGCACTATCTGATCAATATCAATTACCTGCTGAACCTGCAGATCGAGAACTTCGCGCCGCTGGAAAGCCGTGGCTTCGGTTTTCTGCTGCGTGCCGGCGATACCCGCTTGCGTGGGGTGATCGATCGGGCCTTGCCGTCGATCCGCGCCCAGCATGGCGAAAACATCCTGCGCGGCTGGCGGGCGGGGCGCAGCCTGCAATTGAGCCAGCGGCGGGTGACGCTGACGCCGGCCGAGAATCGCTGGCTTGCCGCGCATCCGGACATTCCGGTGATCGTCAACGATTCGCTGGGGGCCCTGGGGCAGTTGGACAGCCAGGGACGGATCCAGGGCATCGGCCCCGACTATCTCAAGCTGATCGGCCAGCGCAGCGGCCTGACATTCCGCCCGGTGCCGGTGCAGAACTACGCCGAGATGAAGGCGCAGATGGGCGCTGGCAAGGCGATCATGACGTCCATCGTTTCCACGGACCCGCAAGCCGAGGCGGATATCGAACTCCTGCGGCCTTACCTGCGCAGCTCGGTGGTGCTGATGAGCCCCCGGGGCGGCGAGGATGACGCACCGCACGCCCTGAAGGACATGCAAGGCAAACGCCTGGCCAGCGTCGCGGGATATTTCATCAACCCGATCATCGAGCGGGATCACCCGGAAATCCGCCTGCAGGCCTATCCCAACTTCGTCGAGGCCATGCGCAGTGTCGACGAAGGGCGCAGCGATGCGCTGGTCACCGGGGATTACACCGGTCGATTCATGTCGGCGCAGCGCTTCAACAACCGCCTGTGGGTGAGCGCCATCCTCGACGAGTTTTCCCGGCCGATCAGCCTCGGCGTGCTCAAGGGCCAGGACGAGCTGAGCAGCATCCTGGAGAAGACCCAGGTGGCCATTGCGCCGGAGGAAGTGGCGGAAATCGTCGCCCAGTGGCAGCCGCGTTTCTCTTCCTCCGGCAGCCACTTCTGGCGTGACCATCGCAGCAGTGTGCTGCGGCTCGGCGGGGTGTTCGGCTTGCTGGTCCTGCTCTCGCTGGTCTGGGGTTTCTACCTGACCCGGCAAGTGCGCAAGACCCGCCGGGCCGAGGCCGAGCTGGCCTTGGCGCGGCAGAAGGCCGAAGCCGCCAACGAGGCCAAGAGCGTTTTCCTGTCCACCATGAGCCATGAGATCCGCACGCCGTTGAACGCGATCATCGGCCTGCAGGAAGTGGTGCAGCAGAAGGCCGAACAGGGCGAGCTGGACCTGCCGTCGCTGGCGGTGGCCCAGGAAGCGGCGCAGGGCCTGCTGTTGCTGCTGGGCAATGTTCTGGACCTGACCCGGATCGAGGCCGGGATGATCGACTCCGCGCCCGAGGCGGTGCAGCTCAAGGCCCTGCTCGAAGCCATCGCGCCGCTGGTGGTTGGCATGGCTCGGCAGAAGCACCTGGCGTTCGAGATGCAGTTCACCGGCGACGTGGAGCAATGGGTGCTGATCGATCCGCTGCATCTGAAGCAGGTGCTGTTCAACCTGCTGAGCAATGCCATCAAGTTCACCGCGCAGGGGCGGGTGATGCTGCGTGCCTCGGCAAGCCGGGAGGGCGATCGCCTGGGCCTGCTGCTGGAAGTCATCGACAGCGGTATCGGGATTTCGCCGCAGGATCAGGCCAGGCTGTTCGAGCCTTTCTCCCAGGTCGACGCGGCCCAGGCCGGGCAAACCTTCGGCAGCGGGCTGGGGCTGAATATCACCCGGCGGCTGGTGGAACTCATGGGGGGCAGCATCACCCTGAGCAGTGAACCGGACATCGGCTCCTGCTTCAGCGTGACCCTGCAACTGCCACTGGCCGAGGCGCCCGTGCAGGCCGTGCAGCCTGTAGCCGAGACGCGTGCGGAGCAAGCGGCGCTGAACATTCTGGTCGCCGAAGACAATGCCTTCAGCCGGGTGACGCTGGAAGAGCAATTGCAGGTGCTTGGCCACCGGGTGACGCTGGCCGAGGATGGCCAGGCGGCGCTGGAAGCCTGGCAGGCCGGTGAGTACGACGTGCTGATCACCGATAGCCAGATGCCGCGCCTGGGGGGGTATGAGTTGACTGTGCGTATCCGTCAGTTGGAGCGTGAGAGCGGCCGCCGGCGTTGCTGGATCCTGGGCGCGACGGCCAGTGCCGAGGAAGCGGAAATCCAGCGCTGCCGGGCCGCGGGCATGGACGAGGTGGTGTTCAAGCCCCTGACCCAGCAAGTGTTGAAGCAGGCGCTGGAGAATGCCGTGTAG